From the Bacteroidota bacterium genome, one window contains:
- a CDS encoding GatB/YqeY domain-containing protein, translated as MTLEERINSELKTAMLAKDEASVRGLRAIKQGILMAKTSGATSMSAEDEIKMIQKLVKQRKESVEIYQQQNRPDLAKPELEEIAVIERFLPKQMDESEIRSELKRIISEVGASSPQEMGKVMGAASKFFAGKADNKIVSQLVKELLSGN; from the coding sequence ATGACTCTCGAAGAAAGAATCAATAGCGAATTGAAAACCGCTATGCTTGCAAAAGACGAAGCTTCTGTTCGTGGATTGCGCGCGATCAAACAAGGAATCCTGATGGCAAAAACATCGGGTGCAACAAGTATGAGCGCGGAGGATGAAATCAAAATGATTCAAAAACTTGTGAAGCAAAGAAAAGAATCTGTTGAAATTTATCAGCAGCAAAATCGTCCTGATCTGGCAAAACCGGAACTCGAAGAGATTGCTGTGATCGAGCGATTCCTCCCAAAACAAATGGACGAAAGCGAAATCCGGTCCGAATTAAAAAGAATTATTTCCGAAGTTGGGGCCAGTTCCCCACAGGAAATGGGAAAAGTAATGGGTGCCGCATCTAAATTTTTTGCCGGAAAAGCCGATAATAAAATCGTTTCCCAATTGGTTAAAGAACTCCTTTCCGGAAATTAG
- the ftsZ gene encoding cell division protein FtsZ, protein MEFDLQREHTSIIKVIGVGGGGSNAVNHMYRQGIKGVEFIICNTDAQALEMSPVPSKVQLGSSLTEGRGAGSIAEVGRNAAIENIEDIRRILLDNTRMVFITAGMGGGTGTGAAPIIAQTAREMGILTVGIVTIPFDFEGKKRKIQADEGIEALKRSVDTILIIRNEKLREMFGNLKLSEAFSHADDILTTAAKGIAEIITVTGYINVDFEDVKTAVQNSGVAIMGSSMAEGENRAIKAVEQALASPLLNDNNIKGARYILMNIASGTREVTMDEIGEITDYIQEQAGLTADIIWGNCHEESLGDKINVTIIATGFKTREELGHDLEVVKQSAKVVHVLGKETPANPAPSIQKEQIQEPSSMEPTLMKSNESVHTTENKETYSESNEISFEFNVGPAGKESAIGTPIAEKRDEPSEKKDPVVYNLHDHTLEEDPTEEQLRKSRERILKLKSLSYRIGNTNITDMEKEPAYKRRNIKLDSVPHSSESSVSRYTLTNEDEKKTELRQNNSFLHDNVD, encoded by the coding sequence ATGGAATTCGATCTTCAGAGAGAACATACCTCTATCATCAAGGTGATTGGAGTTGGTGGAGGAGGTAGCAATGCGGTGAACCACATGTACCGTCAGGGCATCAAGGGTGTGGAGTTTATTATTTGCAATACCGACGCGCAAGCTCTTGAAATGTCACCTGTACCTTCGAAAGTTCAGTTGGGTTCAAGCCTTACCGAAGGACGCGGAGCGGGATCTATCGCCGAAGTCGGAAGAAATGCAGCGATTGAAAATATAGAAGACATCCGCCGGATTCTTCTTGATAATACCCGGATGGTTTTCATCACCGCCGGAATGGGTGGTGGTACAGGAACCGGAGCAGCGCCGATTATCGCGCAGACAGCCCGCGAAATGGGAATCCTCACCGTTGGTATCGTTACAATTCCATTCGATTTCGAAGGAAAGAAACGTAAGATCCAGGCGGATGAAGGTATCGAAGCACTGAAGCGCAGTGTGGATACAATCCTGATTATCCGGAATGAGAAACTTCGTGAAATGTTCGGCAATCTGAAATTGTCAGAAGCTTTTTCTCATGCCGATGATATTCTTACAACCGCGGCAAAAGGTATCGCTGAAATTATCACGGTGACAGGTTACATCAACGTGGATTTCGAAGATGTAAAAACCGCGGTGCAGAACAGTGGAGTTGCGATCATGGGTTCATCCATGGCGGAAGGCGAGAACAGAGCTATCAAAGCTGTTGAACAGGCATTGGCTTCGCCTCTGCTGAATGACAATAACATTAAAGGTGCTCGATATATTCTCATGAACATCGCTTCCGGTACACGTGAAGTGACTATGGATGAGATTGGTGAAATCACGGATTACATCCAGGAGCAAGCCGGTTTAACAGCGGATATCATCTGGGGAAATTGTCATGAAGAATCGCTTGGAGATAAAATCAACGTGACAATCATCGCTACCGGTTTTAAAACCCGTGAAGAACTGGGTCACGATCTTGAAGTGGTGAAACAATCCGCGAAAGTAGTACATGTGCTCGGAAAAGAAACTCCGGCTAATCCTGCTCCTTCTATTCAGAAAGAACAGATCCAGGAGCCATCATCGATGGAGCCGACTTTGATGAAGTCAAACGAATCGGTTCACACTACTGAAAATAAAGAGACTTACTCCGAAAGCAATGAAATCAGTTTCGAATTCAATGTAGGTCCGGCCGGTAAGGAATCAGCTATCGGTACACCTATCGCTGAGAAACGCGATGAACCGTCAGAGAAGAAAGATCCTGTAGTTTACAACCTTCATGATCATACTCTGGAAGAGGATCCTACGGAAGAACAGCTTCGCAAATCCCGTGAGCGTATTCTCAAATTGAAATCACTCAGCTACCGTATCGGAAACACAAATATTACCGATATGGAAAAGGAGCCGGCTTACAAACGCAGGAATATCAAACTGGATTCAGTTCCTCATTCCAGTGAATCCAGTGTTTCAAGATATACGCTCACCAACGAAGATGAGAAAAAGACAGAATTGCGTCAGAACAATTCTTTCTTACACGATAATGTAGATTAA
- the ftsA gene encoding cell division protein FtsA, whose product METIDIIVGLDIGTTKICTIVGKKNEFGKIDILGYGKCESLGVTRGVVTNIVNTIESIKMSVQEASGRSNVEIGNVYVGIAGQHIKSLQHRGQKMRNSLEDEISQTDIDAIVEDMYKLAMPPGEEIIHVIPQEYIVDSEQGIKNPIGMSGIRLEANCHIISGQVTAAKNIYKCVNRAGLHTEGLFLEPLASSEAVLTDEEKEAGVVLVDIGGGTTDIAIFQDGVIRHTAVIPFGGNVITEDIKEGCTIIRSQAELLKLRFGSALASENQENEIVSIPGLRGREPKEISIRNLANIIQARMEEIVEHVYYEIKNSGFEKKLVAGIVITGGGAQLRHIVQLVEFITGMDTRIGYPNEHLAKGADELKSPMYATSVGLVIKGFQEMEKKKLAQKKMRDKEDSEKKGKPGKLVSPSRTGGGFFDAIKKIFEEEPDNELK is encoded by the coding sequence ATGGAAACGATCGATATCATTGTAGGTCTCGACATCGGTACAACAAAAATTTGTACGATTGTCGGCAAAAAAAATGAGTTTGGGAAAATTGATATTCTCGGCTATGGGAAGTGCGAATCACTGGGAGTAACCCGTGGTGTCGTAACAAACATCGTGAATACAATCGAGTCCATCAAAATGTCCGTACAGGAAGCTTCCGGGCGATCCAATGTTGAAATTGGAAATGTGTATGTCGGCATTGCCGGTCAGCACATAAAAAGTTTGCAGCACCGCGGACAGAAAATGCGTAACTCTCTCGAGGACGAAATCAGCCAGACCGATATCGATGCGATCGTTGAAGACATGTACAAACTGGCAATGCCTCCGGGAGAAGAAATCATTCATGTGATTCCTCAGGAATATATCGTCGACAGCGAACAGGGGATTAAAAATCCGATAGGAATGTCTGGTATCCGCCTGGAAGCCAATTGTCATATCATCTCCGGACAGGTTACTGCAGCGAAAAATATTTACAAATGTGTAAACAGGGCAGGACTTCATACAGAAGGATTGTTTCTGGAGCCCCTTGCTTCTTCCGAAGCGGTATTGACCGATGAGGAAAAAGAAGCAGGAGTTGTGTTGGTGGACATCGGTGGTGGTACTACCGATATCGCTATTTTCCAGGATGGAGTCATTCGGCACACTGCAGTGATTCCTTTCGGTGGAAATGTTATTACTGAAGATATTAAGGAGGGTTGTACTATTATCCGCAGTCAGGCTGAGCTGCTCAAGCTTCGTTTCGGTTCCGCGTTGGCCAGTGAGAACCAGGAAAATGAAATCGTTTCTATTCCCGGTTTGCGCGGCAGGGAGCCAAAAGAGATTTCGATCCGCAACTTGGCTAACATCATCCAGGCCCGGATGGAAGAAATCGTAGAGCACGTTTATTACGAAATAAAAAATTCAGGTTTTGAGAAAAAACTTGTTGCGGGAATTGTGATCACGGGTGGTGGCGCGCAATTGCGCCATATTGTTCAGCTGGTCGAGTTTATTACCGGTATGGATACCCGAATCGGTTACCCAAATGAGCATCTGGCAAAAGGCGCGGATGAACTGAAGAGTCCGATGTATGCGACCAGCGTAGGTTTGGTCATCAAAGGATTTCAGGAAATGGAGAAAAAGAAACTCGCTCAGAAAAAAATGCGCGACAAGGAGGATTCCGAAAAGAAAGGAAAGCCTGGCAAACTCGTATCGCCAAGCCGTACAGGTGGTGGATTTTTTGATGCCATCAAAAAGATTTTCGAAGAGGAACCCGATAATGAATTGAAGTGA